TTAGCATGAAACAAGGTTGAGAGCTGAGGTTGTATGTGTTTTCATTTTGAGCTAGAAGAGAAGATATCTGTAGATAAAATGGCAGTTTTCCTAAAATGgtcttgtaaataagaatgtaccaGAGTTTGAGCCTGCATGTTGCTAGTGATGTCCACCTGACAGCACTGTAGCGATCACAATGGTGAGTAAGACACCTCTGACTGATGACAAAACAAAGTACTGCATGATACACAGAGTCAAGAGCCTTCAGTGTAAAGTGTGAGGCTTGCacataaatagtatcaccatagtccaacacacagagagagaagtgcaACGAATCAACCATTTTCTAGCGGAAAAGAAAAAACAAGCTTTGTGCCAGTAATAAAAACCAATACAGCTTGAGTTTCCTAACAAGGTTCTCTACATGGGTGGTGAAGTTCAACTTCTCATCCACCCAAACTCACAGATATTTGTGAGTTTAGACTTGCAATATAGAATGTCCTTCCAAGGTAGTAattatagtggggcaaaaaagtatttcgtcagccaccaattgtgcaagttctcccacttaaaaagatgagagaggcctgtaattttcatcataggtacaattcaactatgacagacaaaatgagagagaaaaaaatccagaaaatcacattgtaggatttttaacaaatttatttgcaaattatggtggaaaatgagtatttggtcacctacaaacaagcaagatttctggctctcacagacctgtaacttcttctttaagaggctcctctgtcctccacttgttacctgtattaatggcacctgtttgaacttgttatcagtataaaagacacctgtccacaacctcaaacagtcacactccaaactccactatggtcaagaccaaagagctgtcaaaggacaccagaaacaaaattgtagacctgcaccaggctgggaagactgaatctgcaataggtaagcagcttggtttgaagaaatcaactgtgggagcaattattaggaaatggaagacatacaagaccactgataatcttcctcgatctggggctccacgcaagatctcaccccgtggggtcaaaatgatcacaagaacggtgagcaaaaatcccagaaccacacggggggacctagtgaatgacctgcagagagctgggaccaaagtaacaaagcctaccatcagcaagggcattgaaggtgaaacatggctgggtctttcagcatgacaatgatcccaaacacaccgcccgggcaatgaaggagtggcttcgtaagaagcatttcaaggtcctggagtgccctagccagtctccagatctcaaccccatagaaaatctttggagggagttgaaagtccgtgttgcccagcaacagccccaaaacatcactgctctagaggagatctgcatggaggaatgggccaaaataccagcaacagtgtgtgaaaaccttgtgaagacttacagaaaatgtttgacctctgttatataccctttgttggcaatgacaaagtattgagatatacttttgttattgaccaaatacttattttctatttgctatttgaccaagaaggagagtgatggagggctgcatcagatgacctggcctccacaatcacctgacctcaacccagttgagatggtttgggatgagttggactgcagagtgaaggaaaagtagccaacaagtgctcagcatatgtgggaactccttcaagactgttggaaaagcattccaggggaagctggttgagagaatgccaagagagtacaaagctgtcatcgaggcaaagggtggctactttgaataatctcaaatatatatatatatattgtgttactacatgattccatatgttatttcatagttttgatgtcttcactattctacaatgtagaaaatagtaaaaataaagaaaaacccttgaatgagtaggtttgtccaaacttttgactggtactgtatatatttttttacaattattattgttatatatatattttttgtacttTTACCGCTTTTACTCACCAATTGGTAGTTAtaatcttgtcccatcgctgcaactcccctacggactctggagaggcgaaggtcgagagccatgcatcctccaaaacaggACGCTGCCAACCCGCGCTGCTTCTTGATACACTGCTCGCATAACCCGGAATCcggcagcaccaatgtgtcggaggaaacaccgtcctgCTGGCAACCAAAGTCAGCTTGCTGTACCCAGTTCTCCACAacgagtcgctagagcacgatgggacaaggatattACGGCCAGCCAAACCCACCAATAACCCGGGCAACattgagccaattgtgcgccgcctcatgggtctctcgAGGCTGTAGTGATGACTCAACAGGGTATCTAAAGGTGATCCTTGAGGCACATCCGATCACAACTCTATGGTGTCCGACTTACAATCATCTGCTTAACACACTGGGTTTGATTTGACAGGTAGTTCACGAACCACTCCAGAGCATGACACAGTAATCCCAATACACTTCCATTTCTGCACCAGGACAGTATGGTCCACAGTTTCAAATGTCTTTAACAGGTCTATGAATACAGATACACAATGCTGCTTCCTATCCATGACACAGTGAACATCATTCAGAACCTTCAATGTTTCTATGACAGTGTTGTGGCTAGACCTGAAATCCTGGAGGTAGGCCTTAAGCATGGTCCCCAAAAGCTTGTCTTTTATGTATATAGCGACACCAGCACCCTTAGATTTACAATATGTAAGTACTTATGctattaatattatattagaaTATACCATGTGCAATcatatttcatgaaaataaaattTGCAGTGTACCAACTTAAAATGATGAACACAAATTACATGAACTTAGGTGGtgaaaataactatctgaaagccattACCATAATAAGACACACCTCCTGAAAATAACCAATGGATTACATTACAAAATACCCACCTTCTGGATCAACCCAGCATCAAAGTGAATATAACCCAATTGATGGTTAAATGAACCCATGTTTTGGTCATCTCAACAACCCAACATGGGTTCCATGacggactgaccaggtgaatccaggtgaaagctatgatcccttattgatgtcacatgttaaatcaatttcaatcagtgtagatgaagggaaggagacaggttaaagaaggatttttaagccttgagacatagaTGGaggggggttgcaactcaatattaggaaggtgttcctaatgtttggtatactcagtgtaggtTAATCTGTTGAATttcttttattttaccaggtaagttgactgagaacacattctcatttacagcaacaacctggggaatagttacaggggagaggagggggatgaatgagccaattgtaagctggggatgattaggtggccatgatggtttgagggccagattgggaatttagccaggacaccagggttaacacccctactcttacgataagtgccatgggatctttaatgacctcagagagtcaggacacccatttaacgtcccatccgaaagacggcaccctacaaagagtagtgtccccaatcactgccctggggtattggaatatgttttagaccagaggaaagagtgcctcctactggccctccaacaccacttccagcagcatctggtctcccatccagggaccagccaggaccaaccctgctttagcttcagaagcaagccagcagtgggatgcagggtggtatgctgctgaatCTGAAGGTGCTGGAACTAAAGCATTCTCTACCTAATGTGCTGAGTTTTTATTTTAGCCTTGTGTCAGGGGCCTGTCCACCCGTGTACCTTTGTCTACCTGAGCTCACCTCTGTGATTCTCCTCTCGCCAGGTGGCTCTCCAGGTGGATGGGGGCGCAGACAGCCCGGGAGGCTTCCAGTACTCCAAGTGGCTCGGCAGCCCCAACTCCCATAGCCACAGCAACGACGACTTTGAGGCCTGGACCACCTTCCGGACGCGCACCAGCTCCGACGCCTCCACCCTCTCTGGCCGTCGTTCTCCCTTCTTGGAACAGGAGGTCGACCTATCAGAGGCCGACATCCACATGGGCTACCCCGGAGGGGTGGGGCCTAAGATGACCTCCATGGCCACCCTGCCTAGCCTATCAGAGGTGGGCCTGGTCGACTCCATGGGTGGTCATCACCACGGTCACCACGGAACAGAGAACGTGATGGATAGCGTCCTTGACAACCTCAACCTGCTGTCCCCCAAGAATCAAACCCAGCTGGGGGTAGGCGGTGGTCCTGGGTCTGGGCCTGACTCCTCCcggtcctctccctcctccaagcTTCAGAACAGCCCTTATAGCTCCCCTTCCATGACCCCTCacccccagccccaacagcaGGACTATAGGAAGTGCCACTACGGCCAGGCCGGGCCAGGGATGAATAGcccacatctctctcccatccccatgCAGACTCTGCAAGAGAGCAAGTCGCCAGGGTCCTTCGCACCCTTCCTGAGCCATTACAACTGCCctgctgggctactcaaggagcTGTTGACCTCTGACGTAGCCGACCCTTGTTGTGGTGGGGAGGCCATGCCCTCCATGGAGACTGTAGTGTCCCagtctgggagaggaagaggagggcggATGCTTCCCAACTACAGCAGCCAGGGGCAGGTAGGGGGGCACGGGGGGGTGAAGATAATGAGTCCCCCACCTCAGCAACACCCACAGCACCCTCAGTCACATCCTCACCCTCACCCGCGGCCCCTCCACAGCCAGGGCCCTCCCCCCTCTGGGCCCTCCATGAACAGCTGTGGCCTGATTCCCCTGACCAGCCTGAACCACGCCGGGGGCCCAGCCCGTCTTGCTAGCCTCAGGACACACATCCACCAGCTACAGCAGCAGCCACGTGGTGGTGGTCACCCAGCCTCAGGCCACCAAAACCACAGTCCCCACCACAGCGGAGCTCCTCCACCCAGCTACGGCAGCAGTGCTAATGGTTATGTGAGGCCAGGTCCAGGCCACGGCCACAGCTCTGGTCATCCCCAGGCTCACCATCACCACCAATATCACAACCATCATCAGGAGAGGCTGCCTAGTGATCTAGACGACATGTCCATAGAGAGGTTCGAGTGTGACATGGAGTCTGTTCTTCATGACACGCTGATGGACGGAGACTCGCTGGACTTCAACTTTGACCCCATGGTAACCTCTCAGGGGTTCAGTCAGGGGGTTGGGGTGAAGACCACCACACAcagctgggtgtctggctagGACACACACCTCTCAGACAGGTGAGTATATAGAGATACAGTATAATTTGACAGTGTAAATATAATATAGTATTCTGTGGGTGAGTGTCTCAAACCATGTGTGGTAAATGTTTTGAAATCCTGAAACCCATGGATAATGCAGTTATTAATGGTTTTACATGCGTGGTTTTTCAGATTTTTCACCCTTCGACACTGGCCTTCATTAAGAGAATGGAAAGGTCTAAGGAAACCATTGCCCCTCTCCACAGCACTATCATCAGCCCGTCCCAATTCTCTCACTATCCATTGCAGATCTGTAAGGTGGAAGAAATAATGCATTTTGCGAAGATCGAAGGGTAAGGGCTTAGAGAGTGAATCGGGGCTGGCTGAGACTGTGCTTGTTTGGAGGGAACGTCTCGTCTGAAGTTGGCTTTGTAAATACAGCAGCGCCTGACTCGGCACAATGTCATTCACTTCAACAGAACCTGGAAGAAGCTGGAGCCTAATTTACAAAAAGCTTTGTTTtgttgtgaaatatattttgtttttattttgtttttattgtgttattatcGTTTTTGGGCTCTCACATGATGTTTTTGGGCTCTCACATGATGTTTTTGGGCTCTCACATGATGTTTTTGGGCTCTCACATGATGTTTTTGGGCTCTCACATGATGTTTTTGGGCTCTCACATGATGTTTTTGGGCTCTCACATGATGTTTTTGGGCTCTCACATGATGTTTTTGCAAGTGTATTTCTTTTTTATGTTCAGTGTCAAAATCACACAAGATCAGGGCTAGTTTTAGCTCTTCAAAAACAACTGGAATGgagtctgttctactctacattCAAGTGGGGTCAGTCCCGCCCTTCAGGGTGCTTTTCAACAAGGTTGTCAAAAAGCATTTGGCATATTATGTATGAATAAAATATTAGGGATGTAAAATATGCTACAATACTTCAAACATATGTAATGTAtactgtgtgtatatttgtgaaAAGGAATATTCTTACATTTTTATTATTCTTACACCTTTCTCTGTGTGCATTTAAAATTCCCTTTTCATTGCCTCTCATTACCTTTCAAATGACCAATATGCTATGCTATGTTGAACCATCTACCCAGAAACCAGGCCAGCATAGGGATAGCCAAAGTCACAGTGATAGGACAAATCAGACTAGTTCAGTGatgatatatatatgtattttagtGACAGGACAAATCAGAGAAGTGCAGCAAGTGGTTACTTATCTAACATCTCAGGCTATTCTTTCCTCAGCTGTTCATCACTCTTCCCTTCTCTTGCCCTTCACGTCTCTTTCGAGTTACGATTCCTAATTCCATCTACTTTTCTCTAATCATCATCTATCTGATTGTGACGATCACACTCTCCCTGGCCTTCATTCAGCTCGCATCCCTGACTCCCTTTTCTCACT
Above is a window of Oncorhynchus tshawytscha isolate Ot180627B linkage group LG30, Otsh_v2.0, whole genome shotgun sequence DNA encoding:
- the LOC112228186 gene encoding forkhead box protein O1-A, with amino-acid sequence MAELPPPQQLVDIDPDFEPLSRPRSCTWPLPRPEFIEPASSNTSSPAPAVKQEPVEYISNLSLLEESEDYQEDEKRLVLCNDFQCQEKCIHQQQQQHHPQQLQKHPGTLLPHQQQVPPLSSPVGSNSVAAAAAAAQRKSSSSRRNAWGNMSYADLITKAIESSPEKRLTLSQIYDWMVKSVPYFKDKGDSNSSAGWKNSIRHNLSLHSRFVRVQNEGTGKSSWWMLNPEGGKSGKSPRRRAASMDNNSKFTKSRGRAAKKKVALQVDGGADSPGGFQYSKWLGSPNSHSHSNDDFEAWTTFRTRTSSDASTLSGRRSPFLEQEVDLSEADIHMGYPGGVGPKMTSMATLPSLSEVGLVDSMGGHHHGHHGTENVMDSVLDNLNLLSPKNQTQLGVGGGPGSGPDSSRSSPSSKLQNSPYSSPSMTPHPQPQQQDYRKCHYGQAGPGMNSPHLSPIPMQTLQESKSPGSFAPFLSHYNCPAGLLKELLTSDVADPCCGGEAMPSMETVVSQSGRGRGGRMLPNYSSQGQVGGHGGVKIMSPPPQQHPQHPQSHPHPHPRPLHSQGPPPSGPSMNSCGLIPLTSLNHAGGPARLASLRTHIHQLQQQPRGGGHPASGHQNHSPHHSGAPPPSYGSSANGYVRPGPGHGHSSGHPQAHHHHQYHNHHQERLPSDLDDMSIERFECDMESVLHDTLMDGDSLDFNFDPMVTSQGFSQGVGVKTTTHSWVSG